The following proteins come from a genomic window of Metarhizium brunneum chromosome 2, complete sequence:
- the easC_1 gene encoding Acyltransferase easC: MPTSPSQPAAANGVGMAPQNHEDDSISPPSLASTGRQSTLITPRVPLIPGWMKLTPLDQIESRFILPLVLVFNMSSPALGRLVLRDLETSLASTIGEMPFLAANVVPDCEEQGTIQLEISDDAGVWFHSQELPEIDYYALERREFPPGEFPLLALMPEPRVHHAEQSPVLTVLATFIAGGLLLTFNSHHSVMDGAGMLTLATTFAKHMAALSGGRFIAPGDAFPEEALDRSNVFGCGGKEVGDFPNYRLSQTYRCAMERELVEAAVSGHHPRLPLLQKLSLSHWFISAESMRAMRDAALPPSEGLPLLTDNTILCAVLWRHISRARRLSCRGIVASSFVNTVNVRRRLDPPLPLEYPGNAVVHAKTSAATADVESTEPGMLYKMARQITDAIEWWTSERIWELVGAIESSAMVNKVEPSMDNFQGPDLEVTSTAAMGDIYRAEWGSGLGRIRALRYAYLPIKDGWVNVLPQRTDAGLELLMCLEKSTLRLLRQDEEWLRLARESR; encoded by the coding sequence ATGCCTACTTCTCCTTCTCAACCTGCGGCCGCGAATGGGGTCGGCATGGCGCCTCAAAACCATGAGGACGATTCCATCTCACCTCCATCTCTTGCCTCCACGGGCCGCCAGAGCACCTTGATCACACCAAGAGTCCCATTGATCCCCGGATGGATGAAATTGACTCCTCTAGACCAAATCGAGAGTCGATTCATATTGCCATTGGTGCTGGTTTTCAACATGTCCTCACCGGCTCTTGGGCGGCTCGTACTGCGAGACTTGGAGACAAGTCTTGCCAGCACCATCGGGGAGATGCCGTTTTTGGCGGCAAATGTTGTGCCGGACTGTGAAGAGCAGGGCACGATCCAACTAGAAATCTCGGATGACGCTGGCGTCTGGTTCCACTCCCAGGAGCTGCCGGAAATCGATTACTATGCACTCGAGCGCCGCGAGTTTCCGCCTGGCGAATTCCCCCTCCTGGCTTTGATGCCGGAGCCTCGCGTTCACCACGCAGAGCAAAGTCCCGTCCTCACTGTACTTGCAACGTTCATCGCCGGCGGACTGCTGCTGACGTTCAACAGCCACCACTCTGTCATGGACGGTGCCGGGATGCTCACCTTGGCCACGACGTTTGCAAAGCACATGGCGGCGCTGTCCGGCGGTCGCTTCATCGCGCCCGGGGATGCATTTCCAGAGGAAGCTCTCGACCGATCAAACGTGTTTGGGTGTGGCGGCAAGGAAGTCGGCGATTTCCCCAACTATCGCCTGAGTCAAACGTACCGATGCGCCATGGAACGAGAGCTGGTCGAGGCTGCCGTTTCCGGGCACCACCCCAGGCTCCCGCTGTTGCAGAAACTCAGCCTTTCGCACTGGTTCATCTCGGCGGAGTCGATGCGCGCCATGAGGGACGCTGCACTGCCGCCGTCCGAGGGACTGCCCTTGTTGACCGACAACACGATCCTGTGCGCGGTGCTGTGGCGTCACATCTCCCGAGCGCGTCGGCTATCGTGCCGGGGCATCGTTGCGAGCTCCTTTGTCAACACGGTCAATGTTCGGAGGCGGCTGGATCCCCCGCTGCCGTTGGAATATCCCGGAAATGCAGTTGTCCACGCGAAAACGTCGGCCGCCACCGCTGACGTGGAGTCGACCGAGCCCGGGATGCTGTACAAGATGGCCAGGCAAATCACCGACGCGATTGAGTGGTGGACGTCGGAGCGAATTTGGGAGCTGGTTGGGGCCATTGAGTCCAGTGCAATGGTGAACAAGGTCGAGCCAAGCATGGACAACTTCCAAGGTCCCGACCTCGAGGTCACCAGCACTGCGGCCATGGGAGACATTTATCGTGCCGAATGGGGTTCGGGGCTGGGGAGAATCAGAGCGTTGCGCTATGCGTACCTGCCCATCAAGGATGGCTGGGTCAACGTGTTGCCGCAGAGAACGGATGCGGGACTAGAGCTGCTCATGTGTCTGGAGAAGAGTACCTTGAGGCTCTTGAGACAGGATGAAGAGTGGCTCCGGCTGGCCAGGGAGAGTCGATGA